Within Paenibacillus sabinae T27, the genomic segment TCATCGAAGTTTTCCTCGTAGAGTGTAACATTGTCGCCGGACGGTTCAGCTGCATAAATTGAAGTAAGCGCTTGCAATTCGAAGGGCGGACATAACAAAACCAAAGCCAACAGTACACTTGTGCCAAGTCGATAAGCTTTCCTACGCAATCCGTTGCTCAAATGAATTCCTCCCAAACAAGGTATAGGAAATATCAAGCCGCATGGAGTATCTCAAACCTCGATAGCTGCGCTGCTTATTTATGTCGGGACAATATGACGCCGTCGTTTTTGTTATAACGTTCTGTTGCTTCCTTGACAACTTCACGGCCGCCTTTCTGCAGCCATTCCTCCACCACCTTCGGATAATCGGAAATCGACTCCTTGCCGTATACCATATTGATCACATGCGTCAATATGACGGGCGGCAGCTTATCTGCGGTCGGGGTGATATCCGGGTTTTTCTGGTAGCCTTGCAGTTGGGGCTCGAATTGAATCCCGTCGCGTCCCTCATTCGCAAGTACCGTATCGTAGAACTTCATCAAGTCTCTCCCTTCGGAGGTGAGGCTGAGTGCACCTTTATTGTAGGTCGTATCCTGTACGAACCATAGCAGTATTTGACGAAACGTTTCCTCGTCGACTTCACTGGCGTTTTTCGGATTCCTGTAGTTTATTTTTCCATTCTCTACTGTGTAATTTTCCCCTTCAATCCCGAAGGTAAAGAACTTCTCCGCTTCGTCACTGACCATCCAGTTGAAAAACTTGACGATCCCGGCGGGGTCCTTCGCTTTCTTATTGATTAAATAGGCTCGCGGCACCGTACCGACGAGGCGAAGTCCACCCTTTCCGTCCGGCCCTGTCGGCGAGGCAATCAGCTTCATTTTTCCGGTGGGTACCTGTTCCTTTAGCTGCTGGTCCCATTGGATCAATAGGTTGGCATTCATGTTCCAGATGCCCGCTTTTCCTGCAAGAATATCGTTCTTGAATTTAGCCGGATTAATCGTGACGAACTCCTTGTTGATCAACCCCTCGTCGAACATTGTCTTGTACGTTTGGATCGTTTTTTGCATATTCTCGATATTCATGAATTTCGGTACGATTTGATCCCCTTGTTTCGTAAAGAAATTGGCGAAGGTGTCATAAGACCCGAAGAACATATCCGAAAACACAAAGTCCTCCCGGCCCATGTAAGGATTCTCCACACCCATCTTCTTGAAGGCACGCATGACGTTCAGGAAATCGTCCACCGTTTTTGGTTCTGGCAGACCTGTTTTTTCCAAAAGGTCCGCGCGAATCCAAGTCGCTCGGCGTGACGGATTGGACAGCCATTCCGGAATGGCGTAGATGTTGCCCTTCTCATCGGTCTCCATCTCCCAAGCCTCCTTCGGAATTTTTTTGAGAAGGTCTTGCCCATACTTCTGAAGCAATTCATTTAGGGGCAGGAATACTCCGGCCTCCACGGAACCGGCCAACTGGGGATTCGTCAGGCTGGAGCTTGCTTGAACGACATCCGGAATGTCGTTGATCGCGAACATTTGGATCATTTGCTTATCAAAATTTTTCTGCTGCATCAAACGGATGTTAAGATCTGTGTTTGTAAGTTCCTCCAGCTTTTTCACCCATTTGTCTTCATTGATATCCGGATGATTTTCCGCATACGAAATGTTGCCGGTCCGAAACGATATGGAGAAGGAGGTTTTCTTTCCCGAACTCTCCCCTGCTTGTTCCTGTGCCCCCTTCGTTGAAGAGGAACATCCGATCATAGAGGCTGCTAATAGTGACACCCCCACCATGGATAGCATCCACCGCTTCATTCCCATCATCCCCCTATTATATTAATTTTTGTAATCGGCACTCGAATGTCCAGACGTTCGAAGCGACTCGACCGCAGGCCGCAGCAGCTTGGCTAAATGCTCGCTCATCAGCATGTGCCCGTAATCGGAAGGATGAATCAAATCGGACGTGAGCGATGTAAGATCGCGCATGATCCATGCGCCATCCAACAGATGCAGCTGCGGATGTTTTCTACTTTCGCAGTATTGAAGCAGCTCTTTGTTGAAGATTTTCTCTTGGACATGAAGAAGATGCGATTCATCAAGAAAATAAGTTGCGCGATTCGGATAAATCGTAGTGACAAACACCGGTTTGTCGGGATGGCGTTCGATTACATGGTCCAGCAGGTAAGTCACCCTCCGCTTGAATTCCTCGGGAGTCACCACTGCGCGCATATTGACGCCGAGCTCCAGAAACAGGAAGTCCCAATCCTCGCGTTCGGCCAGATGATCGGCAACAACGGTCTCGCAGTAACAAGATCCGCTGAGCGCGAGGTTAAGCACATCCACGCCGAGTCTGCGCGCCGTCTGCTGCAAATATCCGTTGAAATGGTGCGTGGATCCTGCGCTCTGACTGATGGAAGACCCGTATGCCAGCATCGTAAGCGTTGGAACCTCATCCGGCCTCGGCACGCGCACTTCACAGCCAAAGGCATCCACCTCGTAGAAGACAGCCCCGAAGCGGTCAAAATGCAAGCGCCACACGTTAGAGGAAAATCCAGACTGATTCAGCCTGTCGCTCGGCACCTCTACGAAACGCTCCGGTTCCTCCAGGTGCAGGGTGGTTACCGTACCGGCCTGCAGACAATGCTGGGAATGAAAAAAATCCCCTCTGCATACCACGATGCTGCCGTTAATATCATTCGAGCCGACGGTGACCCTGACATGCTTCGATTCGGTGACAAACCGCAATTCGCAGCCGTTCGATTGTACGGCCTTGGTCCTTCCTTTCTCCGACAAACCGATGCGCACATGCTGCGGAAAACGCTGCAGGTGCAATCCGGAATGATGGGGTTTATGTACCAGCTCCGAAACATTGTGAAAATACACGCCTTGCTTTTCCATCTTTGCAGCCACACCACCTTAATGATTAAGAATTACGTTAACTCATATCTGACTCCTAACAAATCATATACCAATAATGAAAGCGCAGTCAATATGAATTATCATGATTTATGAGTTATATATGAGCCAATAATTGTGCAATAATCAAATAATCCAGCAAAGAAAAAAGCACAAGTTCAGCGCTGAACCTGTGCTGGAATTTTCGGATGGAAATGCAACCCTCAAGAGCGCGGAGTCTCCTGATCCGCCGTGTTCAATGTTACCTCGAGCCTGCGGCATAACTCGCCCTTATCCAGCAAGCCAGAAACAAACATCATGATATCACGTTGAATCTCCTTCAACTGGCGGTTATTTAAGCCCAGCTCCGTCACCATGCGATAGGTGGGAAAGATCTCGCGGTAAAGCTGAAAGCGGGCCGGACGATAAACGACTTCCTCGCCTTCCCATTCCATCGCCAAACGGTTGGCTGCAATATTCAGCGTCTTGCGCCGAATGAGCAGTTGCGCCTCGTACGAGGTGAGAAAATCGACGAGAAGCATGGCTGCATCCTTGTTCTGCGATTTAGAGTTAACTGCCAGTCCGTTTATGATCAGCAGCGTATTGGTATTTTGCAGCCTGGGCAGCGGGGCAATGTCGAACGCCAGATCAGAATGACGCAATTGATTCAAAAAGTAATAGGTGGTCATAATCATGGACACTTTGCCTTGCAAGAACAAGGCTTCTGCATCCGCATCGCTCTCGGACAGTATGGTTGGGAATACATCTTTCATGCTTATCAGCTTTCGACAGGTCCCCAAACTATCGATTAGCTTTGAGCCGCAGAGCAGGAATTTGCCTTCGCCGTCCTTTTCTGCATCGAACGTCGTGCCGCTCTGAAGCAGAAATAATGGCCACCGGTTACGAGAAGGCAGATAAAAATAAAAACCGTACCAGTCATGTCCTTCAGCCACCTTACGTCCGTTAGAGAACAAATCGTCCCAGGTCCAACTGCTGTCGGGAGGCGATATGCCGGCTTCCTTAAAGTGGCGTTTATTATAACAAAGCACGACAGGAGAAAATATGAAGGGGCGAACGCGATTCCTGTCACCGTACCGGAACGGTTCGGAAAGAATACGGTACGCGTCCGGCTGCTCCTCCAGCGGCTCCAGCAGCTCCGTACACCCTTGCTCCAAAAAATCCTGGTAATTGTTATTGTTGATCAGTACGACATCCATGATTTCCGATTGCAAATATTCCTTCAGCGATGCCGAGTAGCTTCCTGAAGGCAATTCGAGCGGCTGAACGTCGATATGCGGATACCTTTTGCCGAACTCATTCAGAAGCTCTTGCATCTCTACAAGCTTTGGGATGGTGTTCACATATCCGAATTTGATCGTCGTTTTGTACTCCGGTGCCGGAGGGATTACCCGATTGCCGACACGCGGAATTTTCTCAATCAGGCCTTCGTCCACCAGTACCTTAAGACCGTTTCGCACGGAAGCGTTACTAAGTCCGAAACGCACCTCCAAGTCGCTCTCCGAAGGAAGATAACTGCCGATCGCAATACTCCCGGAACGAATTTCATGTCGCAATGTTTGAATCATTTCCTCTATCTTAATACGGAAAAATTTTCGGCTATTCCTTTTCTGCATTGGGGTTCCTCGCCATCTTCCGGTTACTCCTGCCCATATGGGACAAGTTTACAGTACTCATCATACTGAAATCCTTTCGGAACGACAAGTCTCGGAGTTTGGTCCGAGTAAAACGCGCGTACAGCGCCGACGGCGGCCAGACAGTGGCGGCCAATGCGCCAAGTAGTGATCGCGGATGTCCCCCCATATTATCCGATTGTTCTCTCGTCATTTCCCCTCCAACTTATGACGTACCGATATTCCTTCCGGCAGAACTCTCATTTGAATCTCCCCGTGCTGGTCCGTGCGAAAAACCGTTGTTCGGGCTGCGGATAACCGTTCTAGCACTTCGCCATTAGGATGGCCGTATAGGTTGTTGACCCCGGCGGAGATTACTGCGGCACGCGGCTTCCAGAACTCCAGCCAGACGCCGCCAGTCGATGACTTGCTGCCGTGATGGGCGACTTTCAGCACATCTACGGGGAAGGCAGTTTCTCTTGATGCCCGGACGGCCGAAATCATGCGTTCCTCGCTCTCCGTATCAACATCCCCGGTAAACAAAAAGCTTGTGCCGCTCATATCGAGGCGAAAGACAACGGAAGCCGGATTCTGCTTCTCCAGCACCGGAATTTCTTCGCCCGCCGGGTTCATCGGCTCCGGCCACAAGAAGGTGAGCTTGGCGGAGTCGTCCGGTGTCAGAGTCATCCCCCGATGAACGCCGTACAGCTTTACTCCGCGATCAAGCGCCGTCTTCATCAGCTTGATGTATTCCTCCCGCTCTGCCAGCGTTCCGTTGAACAGCAGCGCCGACACCGGAATCTCTTCCAGCACGGCCTGAAGACCGCCAGCGTGATCCTGATCCCCATGCGTCAAAATTACCGCATCCAGCCGGTGGATGCCGCGCTTTTTGAGCAGGGGAACGAGCGTCTTCGCCCCGACCTCGTAAGGGCTGCGGCGGATACGCCATGCCTCCTTGCTGCCGTAGCTCATCGTCCCTCCGCCGTCCACCAGAATGTGGGCGCCTTCTGGCGTCGTAATCAGCATGCTGTCGCCCTGCCCCACATCAAAAAAGCTGACGGAGCCCTCGGGCGAAAGCCTCTCTGGCCGGTACCCCGCATACAGCAATATGGCGAATACGCTGGCGAGCGCCGCGGTTGCGATCCGATAGCGAATCAGCGTCCTGGCACGCTCCGGATCACCGGGGAACGCGGAAGCGGAATGCGGCGCCTTGGATAACGGCTGCAGCCCCTCAAGCGGCCTTGTTTCGTCTTCCGCATACAGCGGCGCATCGCTCATGTCGGCGTAATGCTTAAGTATCCACAGCAGCGCATACAGCAGCATATAATACAGGGCGATCCATAGCAGAGATGGCGAGCGCCAAATCGTTATTCCCGCATAGCGCCCGGTCCACTCCACTGCGTTAAACGTTGCATCGTTCATCCATTCAACGGCATGGGCCAGCGCCTTGGCGCCGGCCGGCCATATCCCGCCGAGCAGCAGCGCAGCCGTTCCAGCGGGGAGCACGGCGAAGGTGATGAAGGGAACGAGCGCTAAATTGGCCGCAAAAGACAGCAGCGCAAACTGGTTAAAGTAATAGATGGTCAGCGGAAAAGAAACAAGCTGCGCGACCAGCGTAACGGCCACAGCGCTTCCGAGCCTGCGGGGCAGTGCGGCGACAAGCGGCATGGCAAGGGGGACATAGACCATAAGACCGGCCGTAACGAGAAAAGACAGCTGAAAGCTGACATTCAGCAAAAAATACGGCTCCCATACCAGCATAAGCAGGGCGGAGGCGGCCAAAATGTGCATGCCGTCCTTCAGCACACCCATGCGCGCCGCATATAAGGCAATCATGCTCATCAGCCCCGCCCGGACGACGGACGGACCCGCGCCGGACAGCAGCACATAAGCGGGAACCAGCAGCAGCGTAACGGTCAGCGCCGTCTCCCTGGTGAACCTCAGCCGCGACAGGAGAAACAGCAGGAAGCCTGCATACACTGCGACATGCATCCCTGAAATGGCAAGAATATGCGTAAGACCGAGCCTGGAAAACTGACGGTAAGTCGCCGGATCAAGCTCATCCTGCATGCCGATAATCAGACCCTTCAGATAACCGGCGTCCTTCTTGCGGAACAGCGATTCAAGTTCCGCCCCCAGCTGCGCTCTAACATCATCATTCCAGCGCAAAAGCGTCAGAAAGCTCCTCGCTGCGGGAGGCGAGTCATCGACTTGCCCGGTCCCGGCAACTTTGAGCAGCCAATGGATATGCCGGTTCCGCAAGTAAGCGCGGTAATTGAAGCCTCCAAAATTACGGGCGCCGGGAGGAGAAGACAGCGTGCCATTCAGTATTACACGGTCTCCTCTTCTCCAGGAGGCTGAGTGAGCGATTTCCTGCTCGGCTTGGAGTTTAAGCTGAACGGCGATTGTTTCGCCATGGGTCGGCCCGGCAGCTGCTGCTTGGCCAAATCCGATTGTTCCGTCCGGGCTCGTTGGCGTTGCCGACTTGTCCACTACGCCATTGGACAGAGAAGCGGGTGAATCGGATGACCGAATACTGTCCAACTTCACTGTAAAATCAACGCGGTCGCCGTCCCGTTCCACCGTTGAAACAATCGTCCCTTTCGCTGCAACCGCCAGTTCTTCCAGCCGGGCGGAGGGCATTCCCAGCGCCTGCGGAAGGATGCTTGTGTTTCGCAGGTCATTCCATTCCCAGTACGCTCCGCCCAAGGCAAGCGTAATCCAGAGCATGATCAGGTGCTTCCAACTCCACCGGCCGGACATCAGGGCTGCCGCCAGCAGCAGCGACACCCCGGCCCAAACGGCAAGAAGTCTTCCTGCGGGCAGCATGCTTGCGGCTGCGTTTCCTGCGATCCAGCAGACGACCACATAGAGCAGCGGCCTTTTTCTCATCATCCTTCCTCCTTATCTTCGCAAAATAACCAAGTCGTTAAGCAGAGAGCGGCTCCTCAAGCGGAAACAAAAAAAGAACCCCTGCCAACGCAACCAGCGTTAACAGAGGTTCTTCCTCTTGGATTCTTCAATTTTCATAACAGATGTGGAATTAATGGATAAGCTACCAAAAACTGCAGCCTTAGTCGGATACGCTCAGCACCGTCTCGCGAGGAGGCTCATACCCTTCCAGCCGGCGGAACTGGATGCCTTTTGAGGCCATCATCAACCGGACCTTTTCCGTGTCCTTCGGATAGCTCCGGTGATAGACGATTTCGACGACGCCGCTGTTGGCCAGCATATTCGCGCAGGTCCAGCACGGTTCATCGGTTACATATACCGTGCTGCCTTCACGGTCAATCCGGTCCGTAAAGAGCAGTAAATTCTGTTCCGCATGGATCGTCCGGATGCAGCGCTGCTTCTTGACCATCGTCTCCACCCCGTCCACAATCTCCAGCTCGTACTGCTCGGAGACCATGCATCCCTCTTCGGAGCAGTCCGGCACACCCATCGGAGCGCCGTTATAGGCGGTTCCAAGCAGCTTCTTCCCCTGAACGAGCACAGCGCCGACATGACGGCGGGGGCAGCGTGAACGGGTCGAGACCATAAAGGCGATGTCCATGAAATAGGTATCCCAATCTTTGCGATAGGCAGTGGTCATTGTCGTTCCCCATTTTCTTCAAAATCGTTGTTCTCTATTGTAGCATATCCTCCCATCCGCACACTATAACAACCGTCGCTTACGGATTAATCCGTCAAGCCAAGCTGTATTAAAAAGCAACATAGGGCTTCAGCTTTTCCAGCATTTTGGGGCCGATTCCTTTTACATTCTGTAAATCCGTCGGGCTGCGGAACGGCCCATGCTGCTTCCGGTAATCCAGAATCGCCTGCGCTTTCTTTTCCCCGATGCCCGGCAGGCTGGTGAGCTCTGTGAGGCCCGCCGTATTGACATTAACCTTGCCTTCGGCAGACGTCTGGGCATCCGCAGCTCCAGCAGCGGGAGCAGCGTCATGACCCGGCAGGCTCCCGCCGGTCCCGGACTGTGCAGCGGGAACCGGCGCTGTTGCCGTTACAGCCTCGCCGGCCCATGGACTGCCGCCTACTTCCCCAGCCGCCCCGCTCCTCCCGGCAGCAGACTGCCCTCCGTCTCTGCCAAGGCTGGCGCCGGCATCCTGCCCGCCTTCAATCGCCTGCGCGATTCGAGCGTTCAGCGTCTCCCAGCCCTCCTCGGTTCCCTGATCCCGGCCGCTTCCCGCCATCCAGATCAGGCCGCTTCCGATTATTGCTGCGGCGATTCCGCCGATTAACATAGTCTTTTTCATAACCGCTCACCTCTTCTTCTATGACTTCTGAATGATCTGTAACCCTTTTCCAGATTCCACTTAAAAATTTGGTATGCGTACAGGACTGAAATGCATACATATAACGAAGAACATTACTGCCAATGAGTAAAGCGCGAAAGGAGGGAACCACAGGATGAAAGTGGGTTTTATCGGAACGGGCAGCATGGGCGGCCTGTTGATCGACGCCTTTCTTTCTTCCGGGGGGCTTCGGGCGGGTGATGTGATTGCCAGCAACCGCAGTCCGCAGAAGCTCGCTCGGCTCGCGCAGCTTCACCCCGGGATCACGCTGGCTGAAAGCAACGGCGAGACTGCGGTCAAGAGCGATATCTTATTTTTATGCGTCAAGCCGATGGAATTTAAAGCGCTGACCGATGAAATCGGCCATTGTCTCCGGAGTGAACAAATCGTCGTATCTATTACCAGTCCAGTACAGATTTACCATCTGGAACGCGCCCTGCCGTCCAAAATCGCCAAAATCATCCCCAGCATCACGCACAGCATATACAGCGGTACCTCGCTCTGCGTG encodes:
- a CDS encoding SGNH/GDSL hydrolase family protein — its product is MEKQGVYFHNVSELVHKPHHSGLHLQRFPQHVRIGLSEKGRTKAVQSNGCELRFVTESKHVRVTVGSNDINGSIVVCRGDFFHSQHCLQAGTVTTLHLEEPERFVEVPSDRLNQSGFSSNVWRLHFDRFGAVFYEVDAFGCEVRVPRPDEVPTLTMLAYGSSISQSAGSTHHFNGYLQQTARRLGVDVLNLALSGSCYCETVVADHLAEREDWDFLFLELGVNMRAVVTPEEFKRRVTYLLDHVIERHPDKPVFVTTIYPNRATYFLDESHLLHVQEKIFNKELLQYCESRKHPQLHLLDGAWIMRDLTSLTSDLIHPSDYGHMLMSEHLAKLLRPAVESLRTSGHSSADYKN
- a CDS encoding extracellular solute-binding protein is translated as MKRWMLSMVGVSLLAASMIGCSSSTKGAQEQAGESSGKKTSFSISFRTGNISYAENHPDINEDKWVKKLEELTNTDLNIRLMQQKNFDKQMIQMFAINDIPDVVQASSSLTNPQLAGSVEAGVFLPLNELLQKYGQDLLKKIPKEAWEMETDEKGNIYAIPEWLSNPSRRATWIRADLLEKTGLPEPKTVDDFLNVMRAFKKMGVENPYMGREDFVFSDMFFGSYDTFANFFTKQGDQIVPKFMNIENMQKTIQTYKTMFDEGLINKEFVTINPAKFKNDILAGKAGIWNMNANLLIQWDQQLKEQVPTGKMKLIASPTGPDGKGGLRLVGTVPRAYLINKKAKDPAGIVKFFNWMVSDEAEKFFTFGIEGENYTVENGKINYRNPKNASEVDEETFRQILLWFVQDTTYNKGALSLTSEGRDLMKFYDTVLANEGRDGIQFEPQLQGYQKNPDITPTADKLPPVILTHVINMVYGKESISDYPKVVEEWLQKGGREVVKEATERYNKNDGVILSRHK
- a CDS encoding extracellular solute-binding protein; translation: MIQTLRHEIRSGSIAIGSYLPSESDLEVRFGLSNASVRNGLKVLVDEGLIEKIPRVGNRVIPPAPEYKTTIKFGYVNTIPKLVEMQELLNEFGKRYPHIDVQPLELPSGSYSASLKEYLQSEIMDVVLINNNNYQDFLEQGCTELLEPLEEQPDAYRILSEPFRYGDRNRVRPFIFSPVVLCYNKRHFKEAGISPPDSSWTWDDLFSNGRKVAEGHDWYGFYFYLPSRNRWPLFLLQSGTTFDAEKDGEGKFLLCGSKLIDSLGTCRKLISMKDVFPTILSESDADAEALFLQGKVSMIMTTYYFLNQLRHSDLAFDIAPLPRLQNTNTLLIINGLAVNSKSQNKDAAMLLVDFLTSYEAQLLIRRKTLNIAANRLAMEWEGEEVVYRPARFQLYREIFPTYRMVTELGLNNRQLKEIQRDIMMFVSGLLDKGELCRRLEVTLNTADQETPRS
- a CDS encoding ComEC/Rec2 family competence protein, which codes for MMRKRPLLYVVVCWIAGNAAASMLPAGRLLAVWAGVSLLLAAALMSGRWSWKHLIMLWITLALGGAYWEWNDLRNTSILPQALGMPSARLEELAVAAKGTIVSTVERDGDRVDFTVKLDSIRSSDSPASLSNGVVDKSATPTSPDGTIGFGQAAAAGPTHGETIAVQLKLQAEQEIAHSASWRRGDRVILNGTLSSPPGARNFGGFNYRAYLRNRHIHWLLKVAGTGQVDDSPPAARSFLTLLRWNDDVRAQLGAELESLFRKKDAGYLKGLIIGMQDELDPATYRQFSRLGLTHILAISGMHVAVYAGFLLFLLSRLRFTRETALTVTLLLVPAYVLLSGAGPSVVRAGLMSMIALYAARMGVLKDGMHILAASALLMLVWEPYFLLNVSFQLSFLVTAGLMVYVPLAMPLVAALPRRLGSAVAVTLVAQLVSFPLTIYYFNQFALLSFAANLALVPFITFAVLPAGTAALLLGGIWPAGAKALAHAVEWMNDATFNAVEWTGRYAGITIWRSPSLLWIALYYMLLYALLWILKHYADMSDAPLYAEDETRPLEGLQPLSKAPHSASAFPGDPERARTLIRYRIATAALASVFAILLYAGYRPERLSPEGSVSFFDVGQGDSMLITTPEGAHILVDGGGTMSYGSKEAWRIRRSPYEVGAKTLVPLLKKRGIHRLDAVILTHGDQDHAGGLQAVLEEIPVSALLFNGTLAEREEYIKLMKTALDRGVKLYGVHRGMTLTPDDSAKLTFLWPEPMNPAGEEIPVLEKQNPASVVFRLDMSGTSFLFTGDVDTESEERMISAVRASRETAFPVDVLKVAHHGSKSSTGGVWLEFWKPRAAVISAGVNNLYGHPNGEVLERLSAARTTVFRTDQHGEIQMRVLPEGISVRHKLEGK
- a CDS encoding ComEA family DNA-binding protein, which gives rise to MKKTMLIGGIAAAIIGSGLIWMAGSGRDQGTEEGWETLNARIAQAIEGGQDAGASLGRDGGQSAAGRSGAAGEVGGSPWAGEAVTATAPVPAAQSGTGGSLPGHDAAPAAGAADAQTSAEGKVNVNTAGLTELTSLPGIGEKKAQAILDYRKQHGPFRSPTDLQNVKGIGPKMLEKLKPYVAF
- a CDS encoding deoxycytidylate deaminase, with the protein product MTTAYRKDWDTYFMDIAFMVSTRSRCPRRHVGAVLVQGKKLLGTAYNGAPMGVPDCSEEGCMVSEQYELEIVDGVETMVKKQRCIRTIHAEQNLLLFTDRIDREGSTVYVTDEPCWTCANMLANSGVVEIVYHRSYPKDTEKVRLMMASKGIQFRRLEGYEPPRETVLSVSD